Genomic window (Culex pipiens pallens isolate TS chromosome 3, TS_CPP_V2, whole genome shotgun sequence):
TTGGCGGAGTTTGAGGTACTTTaatttgctgctgttgttgttgttgctgctgctgctgggtcaTGTCCGTGGTGCAAATTGTTGGCGTCGGTTCCTTCCGCTGCTTTGGATTGACACGTTCTGGCAGCGGTCCGGACGGTGCCTTCCCGTACCGGAATGTGCCCTCAGTTGGTGTTTGATCTTCGGACTTGTCCTGGCCGCCGGACCCGGTTGAGCCAACTAACGTGACGCTGCTCAGGTTCGACGGTGACGAGGGGCCACTCATGGCTGTTTCTGTAATTGGGAGGGAGGTGGAACATTAGACAAATTTTACTAACAGCCAATAACCCGACATGGTGtcaattacaaaatgcattttctcaattccgttctgaaaaaaatctgcgttctgatttaaaaaaaagtatgtgcttagattttgaagatttcaagcTCGCCAATaatgttcaaataaaaattaaatcatttgttGCCTCGACACCATGCCCTCAAAACCAAACGAAAACGTTTCACCGACCAGTTAACGTGTCCGAACTGCTCGACCCGGCCATGGGTTTCGGTATCGCCAGGTACGAGTCATCCTGGGGCTGCGCGTGTATTTGATGTTGGGACTTGCTCTGCAATGACCCCCCACCTCCACCGCCCCCATTTCCTCCTCCACCCCCATCAACCTTCGGCggagactgctgctgctgctgctgctgtttctcTTCCACCGCTGTGTCGTGATGGTGAACTCCGTGGATGATAACCGGTCCAGCTTGTTCGGGTATCCAAGATAGGGTTTCCTGTTCCGAGCCCTGGTGGCTAGCGTATCCCCGTCGGGACCCTCGGAAGCGCAAACCCGCCGAATCACCACTCATCGACCGATCCCGGTCGGCACCCTCCGAGCAGTAACCTgtaattgaagaattttaacaaatttcaacttACGCTGGCCATGTGAAGTCATTTACCTGACACCGAGCTGGCTCCGGACGTTCGCCGGGGCGATGCACGGCCATCCTGGTAGGGAAGTTCCAGGAAGTCCGTCTGGTGGTCACACTCGCAGGCCGGTTCCAGCGGTGGGTTGTAGAACACATTTTTGAGCGCTTGCAGCACCGTCTCCCCGTCGGTAAACACCCGGTAGGTCAGCAGGAAGGTGTTCAAAAAGTCAATCGACAGGAAGCGCAGATCTGTAAGTCGCTGGAGTAGCCGTTCCGGTGTCGCATACCGCACCTGGGGCAGCTTGCACGAGTTCAATGTTCGCGAAAACCGAATGTCCACGTCGTCCTTGAACAGGCGCGGATCGGCTCGCAATGCTTGGTGTCCTGCAAAGATGGATCCTTCAAGAATTCAATCCAAACGTGCCCCAACACCAAAAGTGGGATGAATGTGTGGGAGGTTACATCGAAACATAAAAAGGGAAGAAAcgggaagaaaaaaacaacaacagctTGAGAACAACCAGACAACACGGAGTACACCACGGTTACGGGAATACCTCCGGAGGACCCTCCGATCCCGGGGGACAGCAGCGAGTGCATGTGGATGTTGTCCAAGCACTGCGAAATATCGCTGATCCACGCTTCCTTGTCCTGGATGGTGGGCGCGATCAGGTGGATGCTGTGCCGCGCACCGGATTTGGTTTCCACGAAGATCTTAAAGTCGCGATTGCCGGCGTTGACCGATTCCGATACGCTGAGCGTGCTGCCACGCGTTGATTGCGAACATACCGAAGCGTCCTCGTCCTGCACCTCGCTCGGGTCCTCGATGAGGGTAGCGTCCGCCAGCGGAATCTTACCCACGTCCGGGAGCAGGTGCAGTCGGCCACCGGAAGTTCTGTTGAAAGTAAGGTGTGATACATTGGGGTAAGAAATTGATAAagggcaaaaatataaaataggaCACAGACAGTCAACGTCAATCAATACCAATCTAGTAAAAAAATTGTAGCAAGTtgcaaaattaaagattttttcagcaaaatatggATAAATGCGAAGAGAGCTGAAAATATCGAGTTTTGCCTCTCGTCGCCGtcatgctaacttgtcgtacgtgcattttgggccaaattgagttaggaacgccattttgtgcagttcTTAATgcatcaccttttgaccttcacagatccccaaaattcgatgtcaatcctgagatattcaacgaaatccgaaaaactccgttcattttggtcactttacatatgaaagtagtttcaatcttgtcgtgctatcttgtcactccctgaaaattgatgtaagtgcggcaactggccaaagggatttcaggtcagaacgcgtttgacgcacgtacaagtacAAGGCTAGCGTTAAACATTTACAATCATAActtgggactccagcaacccaCTTCAAccaacttcgggacaatgcacataatggtcaacaaaacaaaacgcgtttgttattgtttacattgcgtgctttcgttgtTGTTTATTCAacgtcaaacattaaaatgcgtttttctcggaacgtcgaaatggcgggtgcgacaagatagcacgacgacgtcgaactcGTGAATACAATagttcgatgcctctgtgctctgttGTTCCAAGCTTGCTGGAATTTCTATCTAatttgtgggtaattctctaccaaatcacacgaaatcgggaaaagttgccccgaccccttttcgatttgcgtgaaactttgtcataatgggtaacttttgtccctgatcacgaatccgaggtccgttttttgatatctcgtgacggaggggcggtacgaccccttccatttatgaacatgcgaaaaaagaggtgtttttcaataatttgcagcctgaaacggtgatgagagagaaatttggtgtcaaaggtacttttatgtaaaattagacgcccgattagatggcgtactcagaattccgaaaaaacgtatttttcatcgaaaaaaacactaaaaaagttttaaaaattctcccattttccgttactcgactgtaaaattttttggaacatgtcattttatggtaaatttaatgtactttttgaatctacattgacccagaagggtcattttttcatttagaacaaaattattcattttaaaatttcttgttttttctaactttgcagggttattttttagagtgtaacaatgttctacaaagttgtagaacagacaattacaaaaaaattgatatatggacataaggggtttgcttatgaacatcacgagttattgcgattttacgaaaaaaagttttgaaaaagttactttttgcgtttctctttgtttcgtcgtccgtgtacgccgcgggtgaccatgaacggccatgatcgatgacgaccaactttttcaaaactttttttcgtaaaatcgcgataactcgtgatgtttataagcaaaccccttatgtctatatatcattttttgtaattgtctgctctacaactttgtaaaacattgttacactctaaaaaataaccctgcaaagttagaaaaacacgaaattttaaaatgaaaaattttgttctaaatgaaaaaatggcccttctgggtcaatgtagattcgaaaagtacattaaatttcccataaaatgacatgttccaaaaatttttacagtagattaacggaaaatgggagaatttttaaaacttttttagtgtttttttcgatgaaaaatacgtttttttcggaattctgagtacgccatcaaatcgggcgtctaattttacataaaagtccctttgacaccaaatttctatctcatcaccgattcaggctgcaatttattgaaaaacacctcttttttcgcatgttcaaaaatggaaggggtcataccgcctctccgtcacgagatatcaaaaaacgcaaatcgaaaaggggtcggggcaactgctgtgtgagttggcggagaattacccttgtaCAAAAGAGAACAAAAACATCGATATCttttagtttcaaaaaacacttcaaattgaatatttttaaatgaaacttttgtttccTCACTAAAATATTTGCCGTCTAGATAAAGTTATTCTTTGCAGCACTAAAatagatgctgaaaagttgatttttgttgcacttgtatcaaaaagtaaaacttttcaacattgttttgctttaaatggttaatttccaaaaattgttcgcgtggtttatggatggtccctaacgataaaataaaaaaaaatcgatgtatTTAAAAGCTAGAATTCTCGAATCGATATTGAAGTAAGCTTCAATCTATTATTTATACGCAAAAAATAACAGTGAGCAATTCAATGAAacattgtagacatgttatcctacgcttataaaGCCATTTTTGAGTATATGGAGcaagtttcactcgataatgacatttgagaagggcgtaagtgttttaattatttttgtaattcggaatttaaatatctcTGTATGTCAAAGCCGTGCATCGTGTCAAAAAGGGTCAAAGaccaacttgtaggaaatttgacgggctttctgaaaaaatatagtgaaagaaaaaaacacgcctcttctatgtttaaaagtcaaatttgagggggagcccaccattttttccgttcaaaatttttgtgaaaatagcctaagattttACCAAAAGACTAACgtaaaatgcaggatggagcaactcacctaaaaaaatacaaaaatcatttactgtaACTGTTTTTTACgtacgtcaaaattttcaaaaaaaaaagaacacgggaatcgattctccagacaattttacataaaaatctccatattgaTCACTGTACTAAGTTCAATCCTTCACCCAGAattgggcatcggcatacgagaggataaagagcacgattcggtagtaaaatgatactgtgtgcggacggagaggataaatcccgaaactaccgagagtactttactcatgggttcatcagggttcatcttcaaaaaaagttcatctataaaaaaagtaccgagactcgaacccaagacacGAGTCCCCCatagaccgttattatgaaaaaaaatttccacccaaaccaatgattggacatggttcctgggaccattctgcacttctgggccgagtttcaaaatatttgccggcagaaatttcgaatacggtcagttttagtgtttcgagtagaaattaaggagaaatcacatgtaaaatgcgtaggaaatgagcaaagtttcaatgtttcaactccaaaacattagtggtcatggttttacattgtattaacatgtagcagaatgatatagaAACGAGttacagcactgacttagccggattaagcctaagtcaagtgacttaggtatataatttacaagtttataccttaatattaaaaaaaactcctacatcaaggaattttaagtcaaggaaaactagattgcacaaaaattacttaaaatgaggtgactttgagcctaggggtgacattgtaccaataaacgcataaagattgctttgataagcttgaattttatgttaatttatttatttgtagaaatttgatgatattgctacgcaaatctgcttgttctgatttaaaattaaattaattaaaataaatttaaaatcttctGGAATCCtcctaatttgaaaataatgctcACATCTTTCAGTTCTGAATCAATACctactgaaatcaaataaaacaatcaaaataatagggaaacaaatttttgttacgTGGCAAGTTTGTGACATGGCAGTTACAATAAAATTGtcctttttgttttaaatcgttCACAAATTTTAACCTTGCGAATGAAATCCGGAGAGTACTCCAGCCACTAGCAAgcccagctctttgaggaaggtggggcaataatatgcacgatttgaaaaatacgtcatttgtggataccccctgaccaaatttagaacaaatttatgtggatggtggggcagttgccccatgttgcctcaccctgtgcacgctagtgactctagctatcatttagctcatatatttttgttgtcctgtgtaatgattatacttagcaaaagtttaatgacacaggattaatatttcaaaccaaccaattattttccaacattgcagttatcgtcataaaataaaataacatttcatacttgaataaaataatgttgatacactcatagttaggattcaataaaacataatattaataatcaagaacgttcactaataatgtattcatcaaaacaaatcctacttctgcccaatgtgaaaacacaataaatcttttaacaagcttggcatatcttatgaaaacatgaaaatagtgcagttaaatatcaaatcaaatcaaattgttcgctttaCAACATTACCAGccaaactggggtgagaggcaaccacgttcAACACTCTAACACCGAAACCGGTATAGTCAAGTATGTACAGGCGatgtaagttttcaatgtgactTGTGTCCTAAACCCTTGGCGGGGTCAAACGGTAAGGCTTACGAAACTAaagctttatctatttttttagtgtttcttagttattgaactttttatgcCAGAGGACAACATAATCTTAGagcaatatttgcaacgattatactttgcaattcaagcttatcgatcttgttgttaagctatctggctattataaaatcgttaaatttagtacaatgtcacccctaggctcaaagtcacctcattttaagtaatttttgtgcaatctagttttccttgacttaaaattcattgatgtaggagttttttttaaatattaaggtataaacttgtaaattatatacctaagtcacttgacttaggcttaatccggctaagtcagtgctgtaaatcgtttttatatcattctgctacatgttaatacaatgtaaaaccatgaccactaatgttttggagttaaaacattgaaaatttgctcatttcctacgcattttacatgtgatttctccttaatttctactcgaaacactaaaactgaccgtattcgaaatttatgccggcaaatattttgaaactcggcccagaggtgcagaatggtcccaggaaccatgtccaaacattggtttgggtggaaattttttttcataataacggtctgtgggggacccgtgcaagaccttcggcatattgaaccgtgcttTTGCGGAATGGGTCACTATCCCATCGTTCCCATGTTCGAActaaacaatcaaaaacaagtcaacaaaaaaaaaatgatttcgtgATTcgcttatccgaagtgaaatttttttgaggccttcggataatcgagtcaggcTGGTGGTTTTGAAGAACAAATACCAAAATTCTCACaaagtacacccaaagttaaagaacgaggggatagtcctcacgaaaagaaacgtgaggaaagtgtcattttgcgagagtatagtcctctcgcgtgttcattcgttcattggaacagttcatcctattgagtggcttatatggacacatGACCGCCACTAAGTCACCGAACCAAGGGGGCCCATActgcaaaggcacggttcaatatgccgaatgtcttgggttcgagtctcggtaccggtatttttttatggatgattttttttttaaagtgaagccatgagtaaagtactctcggtaatttcgggattttttctctcagtccgcacacagtaccgaatcgtgttctttattctctcgtgtgccgatgcccagttctgggtgaatATGACCCCGACCATGTTCTAGAGTGATTTAGACAACCAACaacgatatttgaaaaaaaatgttgtaatccaaaaaaaaaattaaaaacaagcgaaattgcatttaaagcTTCGCTTGGTTGGATATCCATTGTGCGAGAAATGAACTTtctttgttttcgaaaaaacacggtatttcttgaaaatttaagtattttacaaaaacactACTAAAGTTAAAACGCTACTTATAATACATATCAGTGttgcacaaaataaaaatttaatacagcgaaaacgcatacaaaattttacatcgtttgatacccatattcccaattctgaaaattctgtttATAATGCAGGAAATTCCGATAACaatataattttcgaaattaatAAGCTTTCGAACACGGATAAAATGAAAAAGCTCTTGCCCTCACCTGGTGGCGATAATCATGTGGTTCGAAAACAGGAAGCACTGCCGCACAGCGTCGCGCTCGCTTTTGAACGAAGCCAACCGGCTTCGAATCCTTCCTCGTCCTGGTGGAACTTGCACGAGACTTCCTAAAACGAAAGCACTTGCTATAATAAACGCTTCCGTCTACCATAAAAAAAGGCTCGACGCACCTTGTCGCACAAACACTTGGTTCACGTCGAGCAGAATGTCGCACCCCTCGACGATCATGCGCTCTACGGCGAGATTTTTGCGCAGATTTTCCGTCTCCGACACTTCGTCGTGCATTTGGCGCGAAAGGTCCTCCAGCTGTTGGCGCGCGTTCTGCAGACTTTTGCGCTCCACGTGGTCGTGCGGGGTGTGGGCGAGCAGCTCGTGCAGCGTTATGATGTAGCGCGGGATTTGGTGCATCGGATAGGTAAGGAAGGTCTCGAGGCTACGGCCTTGGCAGGTCGGTTTGGCCTCGAGACGTTTCAGCACCGTGGCGAAGTTTGTATTGCTCTTGCACTCGGTCAGCACCTGCAGACTGTAGTGGTGATTGCGGACGTACTCCTGGTAGATGCTCAACATCGGCAGCAGCATGTCGAACAAATCCCCTAGAAATGTAGGTAGAAATTAAAGCTAATTTTATTTGACAAAGGTGGCATGCGATGGAATGAAAAGCTTCTGCGAGGTTGGTTCCGCAAGGACGTTTAGCGCACGAAGAAAGCAGGACGGACAGTGTGTAGTATACAGTGCAGTGATGCCAGCTGTCTTACCAAGTACCAACGTGGGCCACGACTCCAGCCGCGAGGTGAGACCCTTCAGGAAGATCTGATGTAGGAACAGTACCGTTTCCGAGTTCAGGAAGATCGAGTTGACGTCCTCGTGCGAGCACGGTGGACGCTTGGAactggccgccatcttgaacgGCCGAAGAAAGCATGCCACGAGTACCtgagaaacaaaaacacaaagatTAGTTCCAACAACTAAACCCCTCTCCAAACCAATCTCCGCAAAACCTCCAGCTGCTCCAGGTACTCCTCCTCCGCTTCCACCATGCTGAACACCAGGTGGTTCCGCTTGCGCATACTCTCCGCGTGCGGTGACCGGATGTACTCCTCGACGATCTGTTTCCAGCGGCGCCGACAGAGCCACCCCCGGAAGAAGCTCTGCACCTTCTTGATCTTGCGCAGCTCGATCGAGTCGGACACGGACGCGCACAGCCCCGGCAGGGAGGCCGGATCGTCGTGGCTGAGCATCTCGCCGGGCATGCTGAAGCTGCCCCGGCCCACCGGAGTGGCCGAGTAGCTGGAGCGGGTTTCCTTGCGCAGCACGCAGATCTGGAGTAGGAAGATGTAGACATGGGATTCAGAGAAATATATGGTGTAAATTCAAGCAAAGTTGGTGCAGATTTGACGGTGTTGTAAACAAATCCAACAATTGTGGGTTAATTTAAGAGGTCATTAACAATATACCAGTTTTTCcttaatcattatttaaaaaaaaatcttgatgctAACTTgtcatgaaattcaaatttaatataaaGTAACACATTATTTGCAGAACAAAAACattataaattgatttatttcgtGAAACCTAAAATCTCTGCCAAAATTATGTCAATTTGTCTTGCCTCCAGccaagcaaataaaaaattcaaaccatttAAGAAAAAGCAGCTGCTGGAACTCCCAAAAGCAAAGCCTCACAAAGGCAAAAGCTCAACCAGTTCAAGTAGGGTGGAAGAAAGCAAAGCAAAAGAGCTTATGTACAAAAGTCgggggaaaacaaacaaaaacgcaAAAGTAACGCCAGGAACTAAAACAATAATTGACTTCCGCTTTGTCCCACCCCCCACACTTGCTCTCCCTTGCCTTTCGAGCTTTCATCGctccgtgaaaaaaaaaacgaaacatccGGACGACCGGGACGTTGCTACTGCCTAGGAAGCAAAGAAGAAAGGTCCCATAACGTGGGAACCTTCGTCAGGATGTGAGTATATCCGGCTATTTTTACGCTCGCCGAGTGTATCTTCCACAACAAACACCGAGATTCGTTACGGGCCAGGTCCTGTTTGGGTGTCTGTTTCCAGTGAACAGAACCAAGTGAGAAAACAATATCTTTAGGAAGGAGCTCAAGTACTTTCAATCTTCGTCATTTTTGTTCGTATAAAacacctaataaaaataaaacggcTCAATTAATAACATGGTTGAAAACAGAAAATATAAATCCAAGTGTTCAAACAAACATAGAAAATAATCATAtcaacctatgtggttggtgccttccccaCTCCTAACGAAACATGTGTTTCATGAAAGATCCGAACATAATTTccatcaaatttatttcaactttttccaaaaaaaacaagtgcgtatagagttatctacgtgcgcatgtattgcgtgtacgtacacgaaaaagattgaggttaaattttgtccggccagcaaaatcaaatggtgcgctagtgtgtgtacgcgaaacgtcataaagctctattttcatgagtttaaaaaaaagtgtcataaactgagacagagttgccagatctttaaaattttgtattcgtTTGGAAGATCTTTCGATTATCCTCCGACAATAGACTCGGGGTATTTTTTGAGGAACAGCAAGAAAGATTTTTGTTGCATAAGAAAGTTAAGAATTCTTTCATAAACCAATTATTCTACAAAAACAAATATGTCTGCGCCAGTACCGTGAACGAAACACTACAGTAAAACTGAAACTGGTTAGGTTCAAGTTGAAATGCTCatcattttgtttagttttgaatatatttttaagtttttgatataaaatggaatttcttgatgatatttttcgattattttataGATCACATGGTCTATTTGATGCAAAGATGCAAAGATAGTGTTTTGATACCAAATTATGGATTTGTTCAtcagtagggttagtgaatgcTCAAGATTCCGTggacaatttaaaatttgaaatttttccttaaaatccaGTGGTGTTGAtgaattttcttgaaacaattcataaaaaattacatttcacgaatattttacccacagcagggttgccaggtttccagatttttcaagtgtcagccagaataaagattcattcTTCTCTGTACCAGatattgccagatttttccagattcttcactttttgcccattttgaacaacttttgattaaaatgaacgaatttaattggaaataataaaaatagaatggcgtcatccataaagtacgtcacgctctagggggggagggggggttgtcgcaagtgtgacaaagtgtgacaagggggagagggggggtacgtgagactgtgacgtcacgctggaCTATTTATCTAATATTGAACTTTTCTTTAAAGTatagctttaaaaatttaatgtttgataacttttactcataaatcaaacccgattcaaggctttaagaaacagagtttttgataatagatttaatatgcttcaaaaaactgtgatggtgatttttatcactacaacattgaacaaaatttataaaatccaaacgcaacctgtaaaaattaaaaacattctcGAATGAATTccgaatttcaaaatcatcctttttataaatttataaatttcgaaGCTGTGATTTCTGAAGGTTGAATTTTACAGATTTCAGAGGATttcagtggtaaaattacacattttttctgacataaaagatgtaccccttcccagatgtaatattaccatgattttttttttactgtataaaattgtacaaaaaacaagatagtgcggaggggggggggggtccgacaaaacgtgacgtactttctgAAGGGGGGTTagagccagcgtgacaaagtgtgacataggggggagggggggttaattttggccgattttagcgtgacatactttatggatgacgccaatgTGTTTTTCCTAAGGAAAATAttaattgaacacttttgaggACATAAAGTTCAGCCGTCTGAATTcaacaaacttttgaattaatttatatcCTCCCTACTCTTTACCATtctgaatttttggatttactTCTGCCAGatttattaagatttttaatcGATGGTTGGccagatttttcatattttgacctggtaaccctgtctcacagtgccatttttttaaatttcattcgttttcaatgaaaaaaaaaacaaaattgttaaaaaattcaataagaAACGATACTTTGAAAACCTAACTAAAGAAAGAatcagccaaataaaaaaatcgtaatcGTCAATTAGTCACAAAATGAAACGGTTTAGCACAGACAGGTTGATTCTTCTACCAAACAtcagttaaattattttatttaataaattttggctCTTTGTTTGTTAATCTCTATTTTTATCTTAAAAcataaaagatttttatttaaaaaaaggtgcaggtggttatgttctacatgaccaatatgataaagaactttgtacaaaactcaaaaaatcatgctatttttatttatattttttaattctttgcctatttatttaatcctgaataattaattctaattaaattgattcaatcaatggcaccggtagaaccttccctcagggccatggccactctgggtgtggccaatcctgtcaaaatggccattttcatcgacgaaaatgactttatagctgtcggccaccattgctagtaccaaccactagtgtcttcctttttatctacaaggacttcgccgccctgggctcctaagtgtatgaaagtatggcacggagcgacggcgccgaatacccatatttacacaaagaatttt
Coding sequences:
- the LOC120425707 gene encoding ras-specific guanine nucleotide-releasing factor 2-like isoform X6, with protein sequence MLSPKMQRSVRVNEHQLIMLSDRAQYDHSMHGYLHKRTADNNKWQMRWFVLYQNLLFYYESEQSSRPSGLIFLEGCYCERLVSAPSLSGPPISSGGGQGSKAIKEEKLQHCFTICYRRENQRQYELRASTESECSAWIIAIREASFNKLLLQKEELEQKHVHLLQVVESEKTAKWQYTQQCEELASEIRKLRAEICVLRKETRSSYSATPVGRGSFSMPGEMLSHDDPASLPGLCASVSDSIELRKIKKVQSFFRGWLCRRRWKQIVEEYIRSPHAESMRKRNHLVFSMVEAEEEYLEQLEVLVACFLRPFKMAASSKRPPCSHEDVNSIFLNSETVLFLHQIFLKGLTSRLESWPTLVLGDLFDMLLPMLSIYQEYVRNHHYSLQVLTECKSNTNFATVLKRLEAKPTCQGRSLETFLTYPMHQIPRYIITLHELLAHTPHDHVERKSLQNARQQLEDLSRQMHDEVSETENLRKNLAVERMIVEGCDILLDVNQVFVRQGSLVQVPPGRGRIRSRLASFKSERDAVRQCFLFSNHMIIATRTSGGRLHLLPDVGKIPLADATLIEDPSEVQDEDASVCSQSTRGSTLSVSESVNAGNRDFKIFVETKSGARHSIHLIAPTIQDKEAWISDISQCLDNIHMHSLLSPGIGGSSGGHQALRADPRLFKDDVDIRFSRTLNSCKLPQVRYATPERLLQRLTDLRFLSIDFLNTFLLTYRVFTDGETVLQALKNVFYNPPLEPACECDHQTDFLELPYQDGRASPRRTSGASSVSGYCSEGADRDRSMSGDSAGLRFRGSRRGYASHQGSEQETLSWIPEQAGPVIIHGVHHHDTAVEEKQQQQQQQSPPKVDGGGGGNGGGGGGGSLQSKSQHQIHAQPQDDSYLAIPKPMAGSSSSDTLTETAMSGPSSPSNLSSVTLVGSTGSGGQDKSEDQTPTEGTFRYGKAPSGPLPERVNPKQRKEPTPTICTTDMTQQQQQQQQQQQIKVPQTPPTVTTTPCHSPSSPGQQLAAKEQQQQPTVCQNGHDGPKIVTQPYLLSTTTTTTVTITTTTTTTHTAASGTAVTKSISPPHLLPMDRRPSVGHNIAIPHAALCQHRHSLQLNGDGSFYGKGSEKQQQQQQPQISSPRLATRKFSAPKTPERQRKSLFGTPQRERDSSSTRRFSESDDDMATSIFTTPRGSVGGVSLSTLSSRASMQHDHVPHCSSKVGVVITSYRQSQRRSSTSTAAAAFAIATSASSNPRDEPPEVEARNRKESVVSSPATMRVLNVLRHWVSKHFQDFEQDAALRSQTIAFLDDITCSPNLLPTEHRAASQLLRLLCRDDIDSGKHHLDMLLRPPQTPSKESIETLSALEIAEQMTYLDHQIFLAIRSEEFLGQAWMKSDKKSRAEHIILMTKRFNDGSRLVCSEIVSRSNMAARVAAIEKWTAVADICRCLHNFNGVLQICAAFTNAAIYRLKKTWDKVPRTIKSTITKLQAVVCSDGRFRVMREALHRCDPPCIPYLGMYLTDLSFIEEGTPDFTPDRLLNFSKMRMIAHVIREIRHFQQTPYKIDHIPKVTSYLLDTSLLLDDDELYQKSLQIEPRSSRLSAPNTANV